The proteins below are encoded in one region of Mycobacterium pseudokansasii:
- a CDS encoding PPE family protein yields MDFGALPPEINSARMYAGAGAAPMMAAAAAWNRLAVELSTTAASVESVITQLTTEQWLGPASMSMAAAAQPYLAWLIYTAESAAHAGSQATASAAAFEAAFAATVPPAEVAANRALLAALVATNILGQNTPAIAVTEAHYGEMWAQDALAMYGYAASSAAAGTLNPLTTPSRIANPAGLAAQAAAVGQAAAAGTAQQVGLANLISNVPNTVMGLASPAASVFDATALGGIIDDLLGNTFVQNAINGAVNTAAWFVMAAIPNAVFLGHALDAVNATGGAAAAAELAPAIAGPAATTHAVAPAGAGSVLAGMGQASAVGKLAVPASWSSAAPAVPSGTTALEGSGWAVPEEAGPVTAMPGAPGMAVASKGGAYAAPRYGFRPTVMPKQVVV; encoded by the coding sequence ATGGATTTCGGAGCTTTACCCCCGGAGATCAACTCCGCACGCATGTACGCCGGTGCGGGGGCGGCACCCATGATGGCTGCCGCCGCGGCATGGAACAGACTGGCCGTCGAGTTGAGCACCACGGCCGCCTCGGTCGAATCGGTGATCACCCAGCTGACCACCGAGCAGTGGTTGGGTCCGGCGTCGATGTCGATGGCAGCCGCGGCTCAGCCCTACCTGGCCTGGCTGATCTACACCGCCGAATCCGCCGCCCATGCGGGCTCGCAGGCCACCGCGTCCGCGGCCGCCTTCGAGGCGGCCTTCGCCGCGACCGTGCCGCCGGCTGAGGTTGCGGCCAATAGGGCGCTGCTGGCGGCGCTGGTGGCGACGAACATCCTGGGCCAGAACACACCCGCCATCGCGGTCACCGAGGCGCACTACGGCGAAATGTGGGCGCAGGACGCGTTGGCGATGTACGGCTATGCGGCGTCGTCGGCGGCCGCCGGCACGCTGAACCCGTTGACCACACCGTCGCGGATCGCCAACCCGGCGGGGCTGGCCGCGCAAGCGGCCGCGGTGGGCCAGGCCGCCGCGGCCGGCACCGCACAGCAGGTGGGGCTGGCGAACCTGATCAGCAACGTGCCCAACACGGTCATGGGCCTCGCGTCGCCGGCCGCGTCGGTTTTCGACGCGACGGCCCTGGGCGGAATCATCGATGACCTGCTCGGCAATACGTTCGTGCAGAACGCCATCAACGGTGCGGTCAACACCGCGGCCTGGTTCGTCATGGCCGCCATTCCCAACGCGGTCTTCCTGGGACATGCCCTGGATGCCGTGAACGCCACGGGCGGGGCTGCTGCTGCCGCCGAGCTGGCGCCGGCCATTGCGGGACCCGCGGCCACGACGCACGCGGTGGCACCGGCGGGCGCGGGCTCGGTCCTGGCCGGCATGGGCCAGGCGTCCGCGGTCGGCAAGTTGGCGGTGCCGGCGAGCTGGTCCAGTGCCGCGCCGGCGGTGCCTTCGGGGACCACGGCGCTGGAGGGCAGCGGCTGGGCGGTACCCGAGGAAGCGGGGCCGGTCACGGCGATGCCCGGCGCGCCAGGGATGGCCGTCGCGTCCAAGGGCGGTGCGTACGCTGCACCCCGCTACGGATTCCGGCCGACCGTGATGCCCAAGCAGGTCGTCGTCTGA
- a CDS encoding acetyl-CoA carboxylase family protein, with protein MRLLIANRGEIALRIIRTATELDIRTVAVYAADDADSPHVHAADQAIALPGNGIAAYLDGAAILAAAATSGAGLIHPGYGFLSENPQFARACESGGYTFVGPDAEVLELVGNKSAARAAAVAAGVPVLAATQGPSTVEDIQEFFAAQGGGAIMIKALAGGGGRGMRKVTSVGQIDDSYRQCAAEAQLAFGNPAVFAEAYLGAARHLEVQVVGQPPHALALGDRDCSIQRRYQKLIEIAPAQGLPDNLRRGLHQAATLLCAGVGLRGLATVEFLVCGEGFVFLEVNPRIQVEHTVTEAVTGLDLVALQLAIAGGAAYDELVLPAGISCEATTVAGDPATARGIAIQTRVNAETMAADGSVLSTAGVLTVFSSPSGPGVRVDTHGRAGLSVSPRYESLLAKVVVHVHGSSFSAAVRKARIALSEFSIEGVATNLALLQELLSDDKVQSGIVTTSFVDEKLPGLASAVLSHRYDHRVVPVELYPGEEALRAQLAGTVVDVAPEGTEVGVGMQLVVLEAMKMQHVQAAPDALRTVRNLVSPGQVVATGDPLLVFIRTSVVGGESSTASVDLDRPRADLDEVRQRHRRTLDEGREAAVAKRHKQGRRTARENIADLVDPGSFVEYGALAIAAQRSRRSEEDLIANTPADGLVAGVATIGANRFGPAAAQAVVVSYDYTVLAGTQGMRNHAKTDRVFDLAVRNRLPVVLFAEGGGGRPGDTDVGGRAGLDVPTFRVLAGLSGRVPLVAIVSGRCFAGNAALAGVCDVIIATPDANIGMGGPAMIEGGGLGVYPPEAIGPIDVQRRNGVVSLVAHDEAHAVSLAKRYLSYFQGSIDSWAASDPRLSRHVVPENRLRAYDVRRAIESVVDVDSVLELRRDYGVGILTALVRVEGVAYGLIANSSHHLGGAIDAEASDKAADFLALCESSRLPVISLCDTPGFMVGPDAEKEATVRRFGRMFIAGARLTVPLGMIILRKGYGLGAMAMAGGSFHAPEFTVAWPTGEIGGMGLEGAVRLGFRKELAAAANEVERQALFDRLVAAAYQHGKALRSATTFELDDVIDPADSRAWISILPRR; from the coding sequence ATGAGGCTGCTGATCGCGAACCGGGGCGAGATAGCGCTTCGAATCATCCGCACGGCAACCGAATTGGACATCCGCACGGTGGCTGTCTACGCCGCAGACGACGCCGACAGCCCACACGTGCACGCGGCCGATCAAGCAATCGCCTTGCCCGGCAACGGCATAGCCGCCTACCTGGACGGTGCGGCCATCCTGGCCGCGGCCGCGACGTCCGGCGCCGGGCTGATCCACCCCGGCTATGGGTTCCTCAGCGAGAACCCCCAATTCGCGCGGGCCTGCGAGTCCGGCGGCTACACGTTCGTGGGACCCGACGCCGAGGTGCTGGAGCTGGTCGGCAACAAGTCTGCGGCCCGCGCGGCCGCCGTCGCCGCCGGGGTGCCGGTGCTGGCGGCCACCCAAGGGCCGAGCACCGTCGAAGACATCCAGGAATTCTTCGCCGCTCAGGGCGGCGGCGCGATCATGATCAAGGCGCTTGCCGGCGGTGGGGGCCGGGGCATGCGCAAGGTGACGAGCGTCGGCCAGATCGATGATTCCTACCGTCAGTGCGCCGCGGAAGCGCAGCTGGCCTTCGGCAACCCGGCGGTATTCGCCGAGGCATATCTGGGTGCGGCACGGCATCTGGAGGTGCAGGTCGTCGGCCAGCCACCGCATGCGCTGGCGCTGGGCGATCGCGACTGCAGCATCCAGCGGCGTTACCAGAAGCTGATCGAAATCGCGCCTGCCCAAGGCCTTCCGGATAACCTGCGCCGTGGCTTACATCAGGCCGCAACCTTGCTCTGCGCCGGCGTGGGATTGCGCGGGCTGGCCACCGTCGAATTCCTGGTCTGCGGAGAGGGATTCGTCTTCTTGGAGGTCAATCCACGAATCCAGGTCGAGCACACCGTCACCGAGGCGGTGACCGGGCTGGACCTGGTGGCGCTGCAGCTGGCCATCGCTGGCGGTGCGGCCTACGACGAGCTGGTGTTGCCGGCCGGGATTTCCTGCGAGGCAACCACAGTCGCCGGTGATCCCGCGACGGCACGAGGCATCGCGATCCAGACCAGGGTCAACGCTGAAACCATGGCGGCGGACGGGTCCGTCCTATCCACGGCCGGTGTCCTGACGGTGTTTTCGTCTCCGAGCGGCCCAGGAGTGCGGGTCGACACCCACGGCCGGGCGGGGCTGTCGGTGAGTCCACGCTATGAATCGCTGCTGGCCAAGGTCGTCGTTCACGTCCACGGGTCGTCGTTTTCCGCTGCCGTACGCAAGGCACGTATTGCGCTGTCGGAGTTCAGCATCGAGGGCGTCGCCACCAACCTGGCGTTGCTGCAAGAACTCTTGTCGGACGACAAGGTTCAATCAGGCATCGTCACGACGAGTTTCGTCGACGAAAAGCTACCCGGCCTGGCGTCGGCCGTGCTGTCTCACCGGTACGACCATCGGGTTGTCCCGGTGGAGCTCTACCCGGGTGAGGAAGCGCTGCGTGCTCAACTGGCCGGCACGGTGGTGGACGTCGCGCCCGAAGGTACCGAGGTGGGCGTCGGCATGCAGCTGGTGGTGCTCGAGGCGATGAAGATGCAGCACGTCCAGGCGGCTCCGGACGCGCTGCGGACGGTCCGCAATCTGGTGTCGCCCGGTCAGGTGGTCGCCACCGGCGACCCGCTGCTGGTGTTCATCCGCACCAGCGTTGTCGGTGGTGAATCATCAACTGCCAGCGTCGATCTGGATCGACCCCGAGCCGACCTCGACGAGGTCCGGCAGCGTCATCGGCGCACCCTGGACGAGGGCCGGGAAGCCGCGGTGGCCAAACGGCACAAGCAAGGTCGGCGCACCGCACGAGAGAACATCGCCGATCTGGTCGATCCCGGTAGCTTCGTCGAATACGGTGCCCTGGCGATCGCCGCGCAGCGCAGCCGACGCTCCGAGGAGGACCTGATCGCCAACACCCCGGCCGATGGCCTGGTCGCCGGCGTGGCCACTATCGGCGCAAATCGGTTCGGCCCGGCCGCCGCACAAGCGGTCGTCGTGTCGTACGACTACACCGTGCTCGCCGGGACCCAGGGCATGCGCAACCATGCCAAGACCGACCGCGTCTTCGATCTGGCCGTCCGAAACCGCCTGCCGGTGGTGCTGTTCGCCGAGGGCGGTGGGGGCCGGCCCGGCGACACCGACGTCGGCGGCCGGGCCGGGCTGGACGTGCCGACGTTCCGGGTGCTGGCCGGCCTGTCCGGGCGGGTGCCGTTGGTGGCCATCGTCTCCGGCCGGTGCTTCGCCGGCAACGCCGCCCTTGCCGGGGTGTGCGACGTGATCATCGCGACCCCGGACGCCAATATCGGCATGGGCGGGCCGGCGATGATCGAAGGCGGCGGGCTCGGCGTCTACCCACCGGAGGCGATCGGACCGATCGATGTGCAGCGGCGCAACGGCGTGGTGAGCCTGGTCGCCCACGACGAGGCGCACGCGGTGTCGCTGGCCAAGCGGTACCTGTCGTATTTCCAGGGCAGCATCGACAGTTGGGCGGCATCCGACCCGCGACTATCCCGGCATGTGGTGCCGGAGAACCGGTTACGCGCCTACGACGTACGCCGGGCGATCGAGTCCGTCGTCGACGTCGACTCGGTGCTGGAGTTGCGTCGCGACTACGGGGTCGGCATCCTGACCGCGCTGGTCCGCGTCGAGGGGGTGGCTTACGGGCTGATCGCCAACAGCAGCCATCATCTGGGCGGCGCCATCGACGCCGAGGCGTCGGACAAGGCTGCCGACTTCCTCGCGCTGTGTGAGTCGTCCCGGCTGCCGGTGATCTCGCTGTGCGATACCCCGGGATTCATGGTCGGTCCGGACGCGGAGAAAGAAGCCACGGTCCGGCGCTTCGGCCGGATGTTCATCGCCGGCGCGCGGCTGACGGTGCCGCTCGGAATGATCATCCTGCGCAAGGGTTATGGGTTGGGCGCGATGGCCATGGCCGGTGGCTCCTTCCATGCGCCCGAGTTCACGGTCGCCTGGCCCACCGGGGAGATCGGTGGCATGGGGCTGGAAGGGGCGGTGCGCCTCGGGTTCCGCAAGGAGTTGGCCGCAGCCGCGAATGAGGTTGAGCGCCAAGCGCTTTTCGACCGGCTGGTGGCGGCGGCCTACCAGCACGGCAAGGCACTGCGCTCGGCCACCACGTTCGAACTGGACGACGTGATCGATCCGGCGGACTCGCGAGCCTGGATCAGCATACTGCCGAGACGCTGA
- a CDS encoding SDR family oxidoreductase: MTSLDLTGRTALVTGASRGIGLATAQRLATAGANVVLTARKQEAADAAAAQVGERAVGVGAHAVDEEAARRCVDLTLERFGSVDILVNNAGTNPAFGPLIEQDHARFTKIFDVNLWAPILWTSLVVKAWMGEHGGVVINTASIGGMHQSPAMGMYNATKAALIHVTKQLALELSPRVRVNAICPGVVRTRLAEALWKDHEDPLAATIALGRIGEPVDVAEAVGFLVSDAASWITGETLVIDGGLLLGNAQGFRGFQANPGGAQ, encoded by the coding sequence ATGACCTCACTGGATCTAACCGGCCGTACCGCCCTAGTCACCGGCGCCTCCAGGGGAATCGGGCTGGCGACAGCGCAGCGCCTGGCCACCGCCGGCGCCAACGTGGTGCTCACCGCCCGCAAGCAGGAGGCCGCCGACGCGGCCGCCGCCCAGGTCGGCGAGCGCGCGGTCGGCGTGGGCGCGCACGCGGTCGACGAGGAGGCCGCACGACGCTGCGTGGACCTTACCCTCGAGCGCTTCGGCAGCGTGGACATCCTGGTCAACAACGCGGGGACCAACCCGGCGTTCGGCCCGCTGATCGAGCAGGACCATGCTCGATTCACCAAGATCTTCGACGTCAACCTGTGGGCCCCGATACTGTGGACCTCGCTCGTCGTCAAGGCATGGATGGGGGAGCACGGCGGCGTCGTCATCAACACCGCCTCGATCGGCGGCATGCACCAATCCCCGGCCATGGGCATGTACAACGCCACCAAGGCCGCCCTGATTCATGTGACCAAGCAACTGGCGCTGGAACTTTCGCCGCGGGTGCGGGTCAACGCAATCTGCCCCGGGGTGGTGCGCACCCGGCTGGCGGAGGCGCTGTGGAAGGACCACGAGGATCCGCTGGCGGCCACCATTGCGCTCGGGCGCATCGGCGAACCGGTCGACGTGGCCGAAGCCGTCGGATTTTTGGTCTCCGATGCCGCGAGCTGGATCACCGGCGAGACCCTGGTGATCGACGGCGGCCTGCTGCTGGGCAACGCCCAAGGATTCAGGGGTTTTCAGGCGAACCCCGGAGGCGCGCAATGA
- a CDS encoding acyl-CoA dehydrogenase family protein, which yields MSIQDDLQTRVRALLDQHDPATTDPREFLGARFDAGLAWVHFPVGFGGLDLPHTYQAQIDAQLAAAGAPPAGGGRNIIGIGMAAPTIAAFGTEDQKRKFLRPLFTGEHLYCQLFSEPGAGSDLAGVATRAVRDGDDWIVNGQKVWTSMAQHAQLAILVARTDPNVPKHAGLTYFLCDMTQPGIDIRPLRQITGEAEFNEVFLTDVRVPDANRLGPEGGGWRVATTTLNNERVAIGARTGIPREGGHIGRVTEAWRDQPALRNPAMHDEMMRLWVEAEVLRLTGERLRQQAASGQPGPEGAGMKVAFALLAQQVSGFELELHPESGLGYDDWTMRRPETVDLIGRGPGYRYLRARGNSIEGGTSEILRNTISERVLGLPGEHRVDKTVAWKDLPR from the coding sequence ATGAGCATTCAGGACGACCTGCAAACCCGGGTGCGGGCGCTGCTCGACCAGCACGACCCGGCCACCACCGACCCGCGGGAATTCCTCGGCGCGCGGTTCGACGCGGGGCTGGCCTGGGTGCACTTTCCGGTGGGATTCGGCGGGCTCGACCTGCCACACACGTATCAGGCGCAGATCGACGCGCAATTGGCCGCAGCCGGAGCGCCGCCGGCCGGCGGCGGGCGAAACATCATCGGGATCGGCATGGCGGCTCCGACGATCGCCGCGTTCGGAACCGAAGACCAGAAGCGTAAGTTCTTGCGCCCGTTGTTCACCGGCGAACACCTCTACTGCCAGCTGTTCAGCGAACCGGGAGCCGGATCGGATCTGGCCGGGGTCGCAACCCGTGCCGTACGCGATGGTGACGACTGGATTGTCAACGGGCAGAAGGTATGGACGTCGATGGCCCAGCACGCACAGCTGGCCATCCTGGTGGCGCGTACCGACCCCAACGTGCCCAAACATGCTGGGCTGACGTACTTCCTGTGTGACATGACGCAGCCGGGAATCGACATCCGGCCGCTGCGTCAGATCACCGGCGAGGCGGAGTTCAACGAGGTGTTTCTCACCGACGTCCGGGTGCCCGACGCCAACCGGCTCGGCCCGGAAGGCGGCGGCTGGCGGGTCGCGACCACCACCCTCAACAACGAACGTGTCGCGATCGGCGCCCGGACCGGAATCCCGCGCGAGGGCGGCCATATCGGCAGGGTCACCGAGGCCTGGCGTGACCAGCCGGCGCTGCGCAATCCCGCGATGCACGACGAGATGATGCGGCTGTGGGTGGAAGCCGAAGTGCTGCGACTCACCGGCGAGCGATTGCGCCAGCAGGCCGCGAGCGGTCAGCCAGGGCCGGAGGGCGCCGGTATGAAAGTGGCGTTTGCCCTTCTGGCGCAACAGGTCTCGGGTTTCGAACTGGAGTTGCACCCCGAATCCGGCCTGGGATACGACGACTGGACAATGCGCCGGCCGGAGACCGTCGATCTGATCGGTCGCGGCCCGGGATATCGCTACCTGCGGGCTCGCGGCAACTCGATCGAAGGCGGCACCTCGGAGATCTTGCGCAACACCATCTCCGAGCGGGTGTTGGGCCTGCCCGGTGAACATCGGGTCGACAAGACCGTCGCGTGGAAGGACTTGCCTCGATGA
- a CDS encoding acyl-CoA dehydrogenase family protein: MIAADLLYSDTEEALRDSVRQLFADRCPPELVMRAYDAPPQDFSEIWRTLAADLGVAGLLVPESLGGAGASAREAAVVMEEIGRAVAPVPFLSSAVLAAVALSRSGETETLSGLAGGAVTAALVVPLSTAPGDPVTGVSNGADGLTGRVSSVAGAREADVLVVPVAGPDGVELHTVARDAAGVVVSPLLTFDMTRSLADVQFSGAASARIGTGPAEAALADALQTAAALLASEQLGIARWCLDTTLAYVKQRKQFGRAIGSYQAVKHRLADLWFEVGSATAAARYAADTCARGDADAAIAAALAQAHCSGVAVHAAEECVQLHGGIGMTWEYPAHLYLKRAKSDQLALGTAYRHRARLATLVDLPVT, encoded by the coding sequence ATGATCGCCGCGGACCTGCTGTACTCCGACACCGAGGAGGCGCTGCGGGACAGCGTTCGGCAACTGTTCGCTGATCGGTGTCCGCCGGAACTGGTGATGCGGGCCTATGACGCTCCACCGCAAGACTTTTCGGAGATATGGCGGACACTGGCCGCCGATCTGGGGGTGGCCGGGCTGTTGGTGCCCGAGTCGCTGGGCGGAGCAGGCGCGAGTGCCCGTGAAGCGGCGGTGGTCATGGAGGAGATCGGCCGCGCCGTCGCGCCGGTCCCGTTCCTGTCCAGCGCGGTGCTTGCTGCCGTCGCACTGTCGCGATCCGGCGAGACCGAAACCCTTTCAGGCCTGGCCGGTGGTGCGGTCACCGCGGCGCTGGTGGTGCCGCTGTCCACCGCTCCGGGTGATCCGGTCACCGGGGTGAGCAATGGCGCCGACGGACTGACCGGACGGGTCAGCAGCGTTGCAGGCGCCCGGGAAGCCGACGTGCTGGTGGTGCCGGTGGCCGGGCCGGACGGTGTGGAGTTGCATACCGTCGCTCGCGACGCGGCCGGAGTCGTGGTCTCGCCGCTACTGACGTTCGACATGACCAGATCCCTCGCAGACGTGCAGTTTTCGGGTGCTGCCTCGGCGCGCATCGGCACCGGGCCGGCCGAAGCCGCGCTGGCCGACGCGCTGCAGACCGCAGCGGCGCTGCTGGCCTCCGAGCAGCTGGGGATTGCACGGTGGTGCCTTGACACCACACTGGCCTACGTCAAGCAGCGTAAGCAGTTCGGCCGGGCCATCGGGTCCTATCAGGCGGTCAAACACCGCCTCGCGGATTTGTGGTTCGAGGTCGGTTCGGCAACGGCGGCCGCCCGCTATGCCGCCGACACGTGTGCCCGGGGCGATGCAGACGCCGCGATTGCGGCGGCGCTGGCGCAGGCCCACTGCAGCGGCGTTGCGGTGCACGCCGCCGAGGAATGCGTGCAGCTGCACGGCGGAATCGGCATGACCTGGGAGTATCCCGCGCACCTGTACCTGAAGCGGGCCAAGAGCGACCAGCTGGCCCTGGGCACCGCCTACCGGCACCGCGCTCGACTGGCCACCTTGGTCGACCTGCCGGTCACCTGA
- a CDS encoding dienelactone hydrolase family protein, protein MPKLTDTVATPDGSCPVHLFTPDGTGGPWPGVVMYPDAGGVRDTFYQMAAKLAGNGYAVLLPDVYYREGAWAAFDMATAFGDAKERARIMFMIGTLTPDRVTRDAGALFDYLSGRAEVRGQRFGVCGYCMGGRISLVVAGRLGDRVAAAASFHGGGLVTDSADSPHLLAERMRATVYVGGAKNDPSFNADHAEQLDKALTAAGVEHTIEWYPAAHGFAVPDNPPYDEACAQRHWAAMTDVFASALPR, encoded by the coding sequence ATGCCGAAACTCACCGATACCGTCGCCACGCCCGACGGCAGTTGCCCCGTCCACCTGTTCACTCCCGACGGCACCGGAGGCCCCTGGCCCGGTGTCGTCATGTATCCCGACGCCGGCGGTGTGCGGGACACCTTCTACCAGATGGCTGCCAAACTGGCGGGCAACGGCTACGCGGTGCTGCTGCCCGACGTGTACTACCGCGAGGGCGCTTGGGCCGCATTCGATATGGCGACCGCGTTCGGCGACGCGAAGGAGCGGGCGCGGATCATGTTCATGATCGGCACCTTGACCCCGGACCGCGTCACCCGCGACGCCGGCGCGTTGTTCGACTACCTATCCGGACGCGCGGAGGTGAGGGGCCAGCGATTCGGTGTGTGCGGTTACTGCATGGGTGGACGGATCTCGCTGGTGGTCGCCGGGCGCCTTGGGGACCGGGTCGCCGCTGCGGCGTCGTTTCACGGCGGCGGCTTGGTCACCGACAGCGCAGACAGCCCGCATCTGCTGGCCGAGCGGATGCGGGCCACGGTCTACGTGGGCGGCGCGAAGAACGACCCGTCGTTCAACGCTGACCACGCCGAACAGCTCGACAAAGCTCTGACCGCGGCCGGCGTCGAGCACACCATCGAGTGGTATCCGGCCGCACACGGGTTTGCCGTCCCGGACAACCCGCCCTACGACGAGGCGTGCGCGCAGCGGCACTGGGCGGCGATGACGGACGTCTTCGCTTCGGCACTACCGCGCTGA
- a CDS encoding thymidylate synthase — protein MPIATPYEDLLRLVLETGSAKSDRTGTGTRSLFGQQIRYDLAAGFPLLTTKKVHFKSVAYELLWFLRGDSNIGWLHQHGVTIWDEWASSTGDLGPIYGVQWRSWPTPSGGHIDQISAALNLLRTDPDSRRIIVSAWNVGDIPQMALPPCHAFFQFYVADGRLSCQLYQRSADLFLGVPFNIASYALLTHMMAAQSDLDVGEFVWTGGDCHIYDNHLEQVREQLRREPRPYPKLVLAQRDSIFDYTYEDILVEDYHPHPAIKAPVAV, from the coding sequence GTGCCGATTGCGACTCCTTATGAGGACCTGCTGCGCCTGGTGCTCGAAACGGGTTCGGCCAAATCCGACCGTACCGGCACCGGCACCCGCAGCCTGTTCGGCCAACAGATCAGGTACGACCTGGCCGCCGGCTTCCCGCTGCTCACTACCAAGAAAGTCCATTTCAAGTCGGTCGCCTACGAGTTGCTGTGGTTCTTGCGCGGGGACTCGAACATCGGCTGGCTGCACCAGCACGGAGTCACCATCTGGGACGAATGGGCAAGCAGCACAGGTGATCTCGGTCCTATCTACGGGGTGCAATGGCGGTCCTGGCCGACCCCGTCGGGTGGGCACATCGACCAGATCAGCGCCGCTCTGAATTTGCTGCGCACCGATCCCGATTCGCGGCGGATCATCGTCTCGGCCTGGAATGTCGGCGATATCCCCCAGATGGCGCTGCCGCCGTGTCATGCGTTCTTCCAGTTCTACGTCGCCGACGGGCGGCTGAGCTGCCAGCTCTATCAGCGCAGCGCCGATCTGTTTCTCGGCGTGCCGTTCAACATCGCCAGTTACGCGCTGCTCACCCACATGATGGCCGCGCAGTCCGACCTTGACGTCGGCGAATTCGTCTGGACCGGCGGTGATTGCCACATTTATGACAACCACCTCGAACAGGTCCGCGAGCAATTGCGCCGTGAACCCCGACCGTACCCGAAACTGGTTCTGGCGCAGAGGGATTCGATCTTCGACTATACCTACGAGGACATCCTCGTCGAGGACTACCATCCGCACCCGGCGATCAAAGCCCCAGTAGCCGTATGA